AAACATGCGCCGGTTGTTGTATTTGATTAGACAACACCCGCCCAAGTTAAACGACACGTAAAAATTTCAAAACGGCAGTTTTATGGATTATCTGCTGCCAACCGCGATTGAGACGCCGAATTGGGAAACCGGCGAAACCTGCACGCCCTCGCCGCATCATCCGCTCGGCGCCAAAGGCGTCGGCGAGTCCGCCACCGTCGGCGCGCCCGCCGCCATTGCCAACGCCGTCGTCGATGCCCTCTGGCATCTCGGCGTGCGGCACATCGACATTCCCATCACGCCGTGGAAGGTGTGGCAGATTTTGAATGAGAAGGGCGTGGCGGAGTGAGGGGTGATGCGTAAGGCGTAAAACGTAATCCGTAACCCAGACGGCCTTGTCTGGTGAAATTCGTGAGGTCGTCTGGGTTATAACACTTGGTAGCCGAACATCCCAATGCTTTCCGAACATCCACAGTTTTATGCGATAGCGCGCTTTGAAAACAACGGTTGCTTCCTTCAAATTTTTTATTAAATTTAAGATTGAGAAAACTTGTTCTTTTTTGATAGGAGCAAAAAATGGAAGAAGTATTGACACTGGCAGAAATTGAAGCACGATTTGATTCGGAATGGGTATTGATCGAAGACCCATTGACGGACGAATCTCTTGAAGTGCAGAGCGGCAAAGTACGCTTTCACAGCAAAGATCGCGATGAAGTCTATCGTGAAGCAGTGAAGTCGCGCCCCAAACGTTTTGCCATGCTTTATACTGGGACGATTCCCAAAGATACGGCCATCGTTCTATGAACTTTCCATTCGATTCACAATATGGGCTTATTATCGTTCGCGCCGAATTAACTGGGCCCTCCGGTAGTGCTATTCTGCGACTTGCATTCGATACTGGCGCAACGGGGACGTTGGTTAACGTGGGAATGCTCGTCTCCATTGGCTACGATCCGGCGCTCGTAATAGATCGCTTTCAGATAACCACAGGGAGCGGCGTCGAGTTTGTTCCACTCATCACCGTGAGTAAGATCTCGGTGTTGGGACAGGAAAGACAAGACTTTCCTGTCCTTTGCCATACCCTGCCGTCCAGTTCAGGTATTGATGGACTTCTTGGTCTGGACTTCTTTCGGGGGCAATTACTAACCCTTGATTTTCGTACAGGAAAAATAATTCTTGGTTGAAAAATTTTTGATTTTCATATATTCTCAGTGATGTCAATGAACGCATCCTTACCATTGTTCTGAAAGTATAAGAGCCTCAAGATGCAACATCTCACGCGAATAACATTTGATCCAAAGGTTATGGGCGGCAAGCCCTGCATACGCGGTATGCGTATTACGGTCGGAACGATCGTTGGGTTGGTCGCTGCCGGACATTCTGCCGTCGACATTTTGAAAGCATATCCTTATTTGGAAGAAGAAGACATTCGTGAAGCGCTGGCGTATGCCGCATGGCGAGTTGAAGAAATTGAATTGCCGTTGGTTGCCGCATGAAGCTGGTCATTGATTTGTTGGGAGCTGTAATTGTACAAAAAAACAAAAATCTTTTACGCATCACGTTTTACGCTTTACAGGTGTCCCATGCCGACAGTTCAAGTCACATCACGAGTTGAGATTGATTTTGAGG
This DNA window, taken from candidate division KSB1 bacterium, encodes the following:
- a CDS encoding retropepsin-like domain-containing protein, with amino-acid sequence MNFPFDSQYGLIIVRAELTGPSGSAILRLAFDTGATGTLVNVGMLVSIGYDPALVIDRFQITTGSGVEFVPLITVSKISVLGQERQDFPVLCHTLPSSSGIDGLLGLDFFRGQLLTLDFRTGKIILG
- a CDS encoding DUF433 domain-containing protein, giving the protein MQHLTRITFDPKVMGGKPCIRGMRITVGTIVGLVAAGHSAVDILKAYPYLEEEDIREALAYAAWRVEEIELPLVAA